The Podarcis raffonei isolate rPodRaf1 chromosome 7, rPodRaf1.pri, whole genome shotgun sequence nucleotide sequence ttaACATGCTGTTATTTTCTGCCTTATACACATCGGGACTATATTTTGCTTTGTATCTGGTGACCAGTACCcagtttttgtattgtttcatgttattcttaacaaaatttatattatAGACATAAAAAAAGAGGAGAACCATTCATTGCGATTTGGGAAGAAACGGCCCCGTGCTTAGGTTTTGGTTTTGTTCGTTAAAAACAATATCTCCATCAACTAATGATAGCTGTCAGTAAACAAATTCAATATTCTGTGAGGTGATCTCATTTTAATGGAAACTTTAACAATGTTCAGTTGTCTACTCATACTTTGTGTGTCTGGGCAAATTTAAAGGACAATAATTGGGTTAGTTTCTCACCTTTGCATTCTGGAACAAATGTTTTTCTGCTATAACATCCTACAATTCAGGGAAGAAGCTGAATGGATCAGCCATCACTAGCAGTTTGCTGTGGGGCAACATTAATGGCTTTTACGCTCTACCTTCCTTCCAGATGCAGGGCTACCAGGTGGTGTCTAGAGTTGGGCTCTAGTAGCTGCATTCATATCTCTATACTttcttctttgacgatcactcgtagccaagtaagattgtcttccataaacacagttttaacagtgagttcataaatgattgtggaggccaattctggatccacacatccttccatagtggggacataggtttctgggcctTAACTGATCATGGTTAGGGTTTGCCaagagtgccttcctcttagcacatttcgtcctgagttcgagtgcctTCAAAGcacatggcacctttggtaaaggctgttctccaaatggagcgctcacaggccaatgTTTATATCTCTATACTTTCTAGCTTATAACTGGGTGGGCTGGTCTAAGCCTGGAGGAGGTTTGATTCTCATTtgtctgatcctaaaccttagTTCTTTATCTTGAGAAAGGAAAACTCTGATGTACCTATTACCTTATTATTGTGTTTAtttgctacagggaaccaagcaagtAACGCAATCTGCATCTCACATGTGCCCAGAATTTTTACAGTGAAATTATTGTTGGTCTCACAAGATTATCTTGATACGTACCTGAAGAAGTGCGGTGTATGTTAATGGTGGAATTTAATTCCGGACTTCCTTGATCTAAATAAATTATAGCTTCAATGGGAAGTGGCCCAGAGCATTCAGCTCCATTAAATGTAAAATACCATCTCTGGCAACAAGCGTTTCTGCATTTGAGTCTAAGTGATCCACTGAAGAGGACTCTTAAAGCACTGTTGCTGCGCATCTTTGTGAATGTGCACTCCTATTACAAAACAAGAAAAAGTTGTGTGTTTAAGTGGTTGATTATTTATTGACTTGTCATTTAAAAAGAAGTAGTTACTACCTTAAAGGGACAGATGCCTcaaaaaagcttatgccataataatttGGTTAGTCTTTAAAGTGCAACGGACTCCTGGTTATTTCTTACAGAGTTAGCCAAATAGCATCCCTTCTCCAGCAATCCTCTGCATCCTCTGCTCTAGATTTTTATACTTAAATCCTAATACTAGAGCTTGCTTACAGTATCTTTCATCAATCATTTGAGATGCCTCAGTGGTCCTCCTTAAGTGGACCTCTGATTGTTGACTGCAGTAGGCCCTAGCTGCTAGGAATAAGGAAGCCAAAGCGATAAGGAAAAGAATTATCACCACATCTTTGTACCCTCACCCACCCCTTTTGCTGTCATATACATTATAAATGCAATGGTACTTGCTTACTGCAATTTTTCCAAGGTCTATGCCATAGTTCAGAGCACTCCATGAACACTGTTTGTAGTTGGGTGTCCAAGACTCCTCAAAGCTTTCTCTCATGCattctcctttttctccttttagtCCATCTCGACCCGGGATCCCAGGTGTTCCAGGAATTCCATTGACACCAGGGTTTCCGTCTCTTCCAGGAACACCATTAGGTCCTTGCAAACACATCCCATTATACTGAAAATCAAAAGTATTCCCATTTTATAGACAcatagttatatatatatatatatatagatgctTGAGCTTGAAACAGTAAACCAATAACCACATTGGTTATTACATTTTGTTGTTGCAAAGGAACCATTTTTCTCCCCCGGCTTGTCTCGCATACACACACATAAGCCAGGCATTGCTTTCCCCAATGGACATATTACTTAAAGAAATGTGGTGAGTTACAGCCACAGCCTACCAAGGCCAGCTCTGCTTCTGTGTCCAACGTGGCAATGAATGGCTTGAGTGaggaagaatgttttaagaaaccCACTAACCATTTCCCTAAATATTCATGCTCAGTGAGTAATAACAAAGAGCGGAGGAGATCAGTCAGATTACTCATCCTCTGCAGCCATAATGTCCCACCACAGCAGATTACACAGCTGTCTCTTTTGCAACCCTGCAGGCAGCTGTGTTTTACGTTAGCAGAGAGAAAGGCTGTGTGCATTGCCAGTTTAACACAGGTAGGCCAAAGCtggttggggggaaatgcataaaaatacagtatttcataagaaacaacaggCTAGATAGCA carries:
- the CTHRC1 gene encoding collagen triple helix repeat-containing protein 1: MKLLPPRPPSLVAFAAALLLLLGVLSASPPAGLAETPKGKQKALRQREVVDVYNGMCLQGPNGVPGRDGNPGVNGIPGTPGIPGRDGLKGEKGECMRESFEESWTPNYKQCSWSALNYGIDLGKIAECTFTKMRSNSALRVLFSGSLRLKCRNACCQRWYFTFNGAECSGPLPIEAIIYLDQGSPELNSTINIHRTSSVEGLCEGISAGLVDIAVWVGTCSDYPPGDASTGWNSVSRIIIEELPK